A single Streptococcus thermophilus DNA region contains:
- a CDS encoding YSIRK-type signal peptide-containing protein — protein MWRITKVGKDLLNNCISRFSIRKLNVAVCSVLLGTLVMFGTDNKVLTDELTTEVQTVPLHH, from the coding sequence GTGTGGAGGATTACCAAAGTGGGTAAAGATTTATTAAATAATTGTATAAGTAGATTTTCAATTCGTAAACTCAATGTAGCCGTGTGCTCTGTCTTACTTGGAACTCTTGTGATGTTTGGTACTGATAACAAAGTTTTAACAGACGAGTTAACTACAGAAGTTCAAACAGTGCCGCTACACCACTAG
- a CDS encoding ABC transporter ATP-binding protein, with protein MTAIVELKDATVKVNNGFDTEKIILDHVNLTIREGDFITILGGNGAGKSTLFNVIAGTLMLTSGQIFIMGEEVTALPAEKRAKHLSRVFQDPKMGTAPRMTVAENLLIAKYRGEKRGLKSRHLHLYTEEFQGLIERISNGLEKHLETPAGLLSGGQRQALSLLMATLKRPELLLLDEHTAALDPKTSVALMKLTDEFVTRDHLTALMITHHMEDALKYGNRLIVMKDGQIIKDLTKEEKDQLDIADYYAMFE; from the coding sequence ATGACAGCTATTGTAGAACTCAAAGATGCAACTGTTAAGGTTAATAACGGTTTTGACACCGAAAAAATCATTTTGGATCATGTCAATCTTACCATTAGGGAAGGTGATTTTATTACCATCCTTGGTGGAAATGGTGCCGGAAAATCAACCCTCTTCAACGTCATTGCAGGAACCCTCATGTTGACTAGTGGTCAGATTTTTATCATGGGTGAGGAGGTTACGGCTCTACCTGCTGAGAAGCGTGCCAAACACCTCTCACGTGTTTTCCAAGATCCTAAAATGGGAACTGCTCCTCGAATGACTGTTGCGGAAAACCTTTTGATTGCCAAATACCGTGGCGAAAAACGAGGCCTTAAATCACGTCATCTTCACCTATATACCGAGGAGTTTCAAGGTTTGATTGAACGGATTAGTAACGGTCTGGAAAAACACCTGGAAACACCAGCGGGTCTTCTATCAGGTGGTCAGCGTCAAGCCCTTAGCCTCTTAATGGCGACACTTAAACGTCCTGAGCTCTTGCTCTTAGATGAGCACACCGCAGCCTTGGATCCTAAGACAAGTGTGGCTCTTATGAAGTTGACTGATGAGTTTGTGACGAGAGACCATCTTACAGCCTTGATGATTACCCATCACATGGAAGATGCTCTAAAATATGGGAACCGTCTTATCGTTATGAAGGATGGACAAATCATTAAAGATCTTACCAAGGAAGAAAAGGATCAATTGGATATCGCAGACTACTACGCTATGTTCGAGTAG
- the trpX gene encoding tryptophan ABC transporter substrate-binding protein has translation MKNKRLILTLVFLAILTLGSIGTDLFKKEQQNTHKVVKVGILQFVTHDALDQIEKGIEDGLKEAGYKGDKVQITLLNAEGDQSKIQTMSKQLVNDKNDVVIGIATPAAQGLAAATKDIPVIMGAISDPVGAKLVKDLKHPEGNVTGTSNQVPIKQTVELVKSLTPNAKTIGILYASSEDNSKSQVESFKKYAEQDGLNVVEYAVPSTNEINTTMSVMTGKVDVIWIPQDNTIASAFSTVISLANQAKIPVYTTVDTMVKEGGLASVAQNQYELGKATARSAVKVLKGKKVKDVPVDVIDDGTPTLNLKVARDLHITIPDDVLKQSDIAVKADE, from the coding sequence ATGAAAAACAAGCGTTTAATTTTGACTTTGGTTTTCTTAGCTATCTTGACGCTCGGCTCTATTGGTACAGATCTGTTCAAAAAAGAACAGCAAAATACCCATAAGGTTGTTAAAGTTGGAATCCTCCAGTTCGTCACTCATGATGCCCTGGATCAAATCGAGAAAGGTATTGAGGATGGACTTAAGGAAGCTGGCTATAAAGGGGACAAGGTTCAAATTACCCTCCTAAATGCCGAAGGGGACCAATCGAAGATTCAAACCATGTCTAAACAATTGGTCAACGATAAAAATGATGTTGTTATCGGTATTGCAACGCCAGCAGCTCAGGGACTAGCGGCAGCTACCAAGGATATTCCAGTCATTATGGGAGCTATCTCAGATCCTGTTGGGGCTAAATTAGTTAAGGATCTCAAGCATCCGGAAGGTAATGTCACAGGAACTTCCAATCAAGTACCTATTAAGCAGACAGTAGAATTGGTCAAATCACTGACACCAAACGCCAAAACAATTGGTATTCTCTACGCTTCAAGTGAAGACAATTCCAAATCACAGGTTGAAAGCTTTAAAAAATATGCTGAACAAGACGGTTTAAATGTGGTTGAATACGCTGTACCATCAACCAATGAAATCAACACAACCATGTCAGTAATGACTGGTAAGGTTGACGTCATCTGGATACCTCAGGATAATACCATTGCATCAGCTTTCTCAACAGTAATCTCTTTAGCCAATCAAGCTAAGATTCCCGTTTATACAACTGTTGATACCATGGTTAAAGAAGGCGGTTTGGCCTCAGTTGCTCAAAACCAATATGAGCTTGGAAAAGCTACAGCCCGTAGTGCTGTTAAAGTTCTTAAAGGTAAAAAAGTTAAGGATGTCCCAGTTGATGTGATTGATGATGGGACTCCAACGCTAAACCTTAAAGTTGCTCGAGATCTTCACATCACCATACCTGATGATGTGCTTAAGCAGTCAGACATTGCTGTTAAAGCTGATGAATAA
- a CDS encoding matrixin family metalloprotease: MKKLLRVIFYIPKLLLRFIWNLIWAIFKLALILAIVGYGLIYYANNSSSTLATNINRAFRQVELGFSGTNTSDVEKVVSNLSTTDTIPESNGARWAQNTASIYIQSTDETLVAAYKEAITNWNKTGAFIFTLTDDASTADIVATDYSDANSQAAGLADSQTNILTNRITHVDVKLNRYFLLNSDFGYTHKRIVNTAEHELGHAIGLDHDDSKTSVMQSAGSYYGIQQEDIDTVHALYAN; encoded by the coding sequence TTGAAAAAATTATTGAGAGTAATCTTCTATATTCCCAAACTTCTCTTACGATTTATATGGAATCTTATTTGGGCTATTTTTAAACTTGCCCTTATCCTAGCCATAGTTGGTTATGGACTTATCTATTATGCTAACAACTCTTCAAGTACCTTAGCTACAAACATTAACCGTGCCTTTCGACAAGTTGAGCTAGGTTTTAGTGGGACCAATACAAGTGATGTTGAAAAGGTCGTTTCAAACCTATCGACGACAGATACAATTCCTGAGTCTAATGGTGCCAGATGGGCACAAAATACAGCTAGCATCTATATTCAATCTACAGATGAAACCTTGGTAGCTGCTTATAAGGAAGCTATCACAAACTGGAACAAAACGGGTGCTTTCATCTTTACTCTGACAGATGATGCGTCAACAGCTGATATTGTTGCGACAGACTATTCCGATGCTAATTCACAAGCAGCTGGTCTAGCGGATAGTCAGACTAATATTTTAACAAATCGTATCACTCATGTGGATGTTAAGTTGAATCGTTATTTCCTCTTGAATAGTGATTTTGGTTATACCCACAAACGTATTGTTAATACGGCCGAGCACGAATTGGGGCATGCCATTGGCTTGGATCACGATGACTCTAAGACATCAGTTATGCAATCAGCGGGTTCTTATTACGGTATTCAACAGGAGGATATTGATACGGTTCATGCCCTTTATGCCAATTAA
- a CDS encoding ABC transporter permease: MIISSIYQGLLYGILGLGIYMTFRILDFPDLTTEGSFPLGGAVAVTLMNFGWNPIFATLVSVIAGCLAGLVTGLLYTKGEIPTILAGILVMTSLNSVMLMIMGRANLGLLDIKTIQDLFPFSKDYNLLIVGLLAVTIVIASLIAFLNTRLGQAYIATGDNRDMAKSFGINTDSMEVMGLVISNGIIALSGALISQQDGYADVSKGIGVIVIGLASIIIGEVLYETNLTLLERLIAICVGSILYQFLLTAVIAFGFNTNYLKLFSAIVLALCLISPVLRRKFYKGVSLSR, translated from the coding sequence ATGATTATTTCATCCATTTATCAGGGTCTTCTATACGGAATCTTAGGTCTTGGGATTTACATGACTTTCCGTATCTTAGATTTTCCTGATTTAACGACAGAAGGTTCCTTCCCTTTAGGTGGGGCAGTAGCAGTAACCCTCATGAATTTTGGTTGGAACCCTATCTTTGCGACCTTGGTTTCTGTAATAGCCGGCTGTCTTGCTGGTCTAGTGACTGGTCTCCTTTATACGAAAGGAGAAATTCCAACGATATTGGCAGGAATTCTGGTCATGACTTCCCTTAACTCAGTCATGCTTATGATAATGGGAAGAGCCAATCTAGGTCTCCTTGATATTAAGACAATTCAAGATCTGTTTCCTTTTAGTAAGGATTACAACCTCTTAATCGTTGGTCTCTTAGCTGTAACTATTGTTATTGCTTCCTTGATTGCCTTTCTTAACACGCGCCTAGGCCAAGCCTACATTGCTACTGGTGATAACCGCGATATGGCCAAATCTTTCGGTATCAATACGGATTCAATGGAAGTGATGGGACTTGTTATCTCAAATGGTATTATTGCCCTCTCAGGAGCCTTGATTAGTCAACAGGACGGTTATGCCGACGTTTCAAAAGGGATTGGGGTTATAGTCATCGGACTTGCCAGCATTATCATTGGTGAAGTCTTGTACGAGACTAACTTGACCTTGTTGGAACGATTGATTGCCATCTGTGTAGGTTCAATCCTTTATCAGTTCCTTTTGACAGCTGTAATCGCTTTTGGCTTTAACACTAACTACCTAAAACTCTTTAGTGCGATTGTTCTAGCCCTTTGCTTGATTTCGCCTGTCCTGCGCCGAAAATTCTATAAGGGGGTGAGCTTATCACGATGA
- a CDS encoding alpha/beta hydrolase: MAFFQIEYSSVVLGQYRQVDVIYPDRDQIAETESDTDIPVLYLLHGMGGNHNSWAFRTNIQRLLRKTNLIVIMPNSENGWYTNTKYGVRYYDAIAKELPQVMQRFFPSMTKKRKKTFIAGLSMGGYGSFKIALTTNNFACAGSFSGALGLSTEMIIDETIESKEYWRGVFGDLEGKDIEQHKLVNLAKQHDKKTKFFAWCGLEDFLFDTQDQAVADLKALGLDIDYSIDHGRHEWYYWEKQLEAYLEWLPIDYIKEERLS, translated from the coding sequence ATGGCTTTTTTTCAAATTGAATACTCATCAGTTGTTCTAGGACAATACCGTCAAGTAGATGTTATCTATCCGGATCGTGATCAGATTGCTGAAACGGAAAGTGATACGGACATTCCAGTCCTTTATCTTCTTCATGGTATGGGGGGGAATCATAATTCTTGGGCCTTCCGTACCAATATTCAGCGTCTCCTTCGTAAGACCAACCTCATTGTCATTATGCCTAATTCTGAAAATGGATGGTATACAAATACTAAATATGGCGTAAGATATTACGATGCCATTGCCAAGGAGCTTCCTCAAGTCATGCAACGTTTTTTCCCAAGTATGACAAAGAAGCGTAAAAAGACTTTTATTGCTGGACTTTCTATGGGTGGCTATGGTTCCTTTAAAATTGCCTTAACCACGAATAACTTTGCTTGCGCAGGTTCCTTCTCTGGTGCCCTTGGTTTATCTACAGAGATGATTATAGATGAGACCATTGAGTCCAAGGAATACTGGCGGGGTGTCTTTGGTGATTTGGAAGGAAAAGATATTGAGCAGCATAAATTGGTTAATTTAGCCAAGCAACATGACAAGAAAACTAAATTTTTTGCTTGGTGTGGTCTGGAAGATTTCCTTTTTGACACTCAAGATCAAGCAGTTGCTGATTTGAAGGCTCTTGGCCTAGATATTGACTACAGTATAGACCATGGAAGACACGAGTGGTATTATTGGGAAAAACAACTAGAGGCCTATTTAGAATGGTTACCTATTGATTACATTAAAGAAGAACGCTTATCCTAA
- a CDS encoding ribonuclease J: MSDIKIIALGGVRENAKNLYIVEINDSIFILDAGLRYPENEQLGVDFVIPNLDYLVENKDRIQGIFLTHGHADAIGALPYILQDAKVPVFGSSLTIELAKLFVKNAGVNKFNNFHVIDSETEIEFDDAVVSFFKTTHSIPESMGIVLGTDRGNIVYTGDFKFDQAARPYYKTDLGRLAEIGREGVLALLSDSANATSTEQTASEAEVGQEIDQVIADADGRVIIAAVASNLVRIQQVFDSAAEHGRRVVLTGFDVENIVRTAIRLKKLTVEHEKLIVKPKDMNKFEDHELIILENGRMGEPIDGLQKMAVGRHRYVQIKDGDLVYIVTTPSIAKEAAVARVNNAIYKAGGTVKMITQNLRVSGHANARELQLMLNLLRPQYLFPVQGEYRELQAHAELALEVGILPENIYIVKRGDIMHLSEDQGFLHEGAVPAGDVMIDGNAIGDVGNIVLRDRKVLSEDGIFIVAITVNKKERKIVSRARVNTRGFVYVKKSRDILSESADIVNATVENYLAGDSFDWGELKGAVRDDVAKFLFDQTKRRPAILPVVMEVR, from the coding sequence ATGAGCGATATTAAAATTATTGCCCTAGGTGGAGTGCGTGAAAATGCTAAGAACCTCTATATTGTTGAAATTAACGACTCTATCTTTATCTTGGATGCTGGTCTAAGGTATCCTGAGAATGAACAATTAGGTGTTGACTTTGTTATCCCTAATTTAGATTATTTGGTTGAAAATAAAGACCGTATCCAGGGGATTTTCTTGACGCATGGGCACGCTGATGCCATTGGTGCCCTACCTTATATCTTGCAAGACGCCAAAGTACCAGTCTTTGGGTCATCACTTACTATTGAGTTAGCTAAGCTTTTTGTAAAAAATGCTGGCGTTAATAAATTCAATAATTTCCATGTCATTGACTCAGAAACTGAAATTGAATTCGATGATGCAGTGGTCTCATTCTTTAAGACAACTCACTCTATCCCAGAATCAATGGGGATTGTTCTTGGGACGGACCGAGGCAATATTGTCTATACTGGTGATTTCAAGTTTGACCAAGCTGCTCGCCCTTACTACAAAACTGATTTAGGTCGCTTGGCTGAAATCGGTCGAGAAGGTGTCTTGGCCCTCTTGTCAGACTCAGCAAATGCGACAAGTACTGAACAAACAGCTTCAGAAGCAGAAGTTGGCCAAGAGATTGACCAAGTTATTGCCGATGCAGATGGACGTGTTATTATTGCAGCAGTTGCCTCAAACTTGGTTCGTATTCAACAAGTCTTTGATTCAGCTGCTGAACATGGACGTCGCGTTGTTCTTACAGGTTTTGACGTTGAAAATATTGTTCGTACAGCTATCCGTCTTAAGAAATTGACTGTGGAGCATGAGAAGCTCATTGTTAAACCAAAGGATATGAACAAGTTCGAAGACCACGAGTTGATTATCCTCGAAAATGGACGTATGGGAGAGCCAATCGACGGTCTTCAAAAAATGGCAGTTGGCCGTCACCGTTATGTTCAAATCAAAGATGGGGACTTAGTTTATATCGTAACCACACCAAGTATTGCTAAAGAAGCAGCGGTCGCACGCGTAAACAATGCTATCTATAAGGCTGGTGGGACTGTTAAGATGATTACACAGAATCTTCGTGTATCTGGACATGCCAATGCTCGTGAGCTTCAATTGATGCTGAATCTTCTTCGTCCACAGTATCTTTTCCCAGTCCAAGGGGAGTACCGTGAACTTCAAGCTCATGCTGAGTTAGCCCTTGAAGTTGGGATCCTTCCAGAAAACATCTACATTGTTAAGCGTGGAGATATCATGCACTTATCAGAGGACCAAGGTTTCCTTCATGAAGGTGCTGTCCCAGCTGGTGATGTTATGATTGATGGTAATGCTATCGGTGATGTTGGAAATATCGTGCTTCGTGACCGTAAGGTCTTGTCTGAAGACGGTATCTTTATCGTTGCTATTACAGTCAATAAAAAGGAGCGTAAGATTGTTTCTAGAGCGCGTGTCAATACGCGTGGCTTCGTCTATGTTAAAAAGAGCCGTGATATCCTAAGTGAGTCTGCTGATATTGTCAATGCAACTGTTGAAAATTACTTGGCAGGAGATAGTTTTGATTGGGGAGAACTTAAAGGTGCGGTTCGCGATGATGTGGCTAAGTTCCTCTTTGACCAAACCAAACGTCGCCCAGCAATTCTTCCAGTTGTTATGGAAGTACGTTAA
- a CDS encoding DUF4649 family protein, translating into MIEISYLNAAKQECHISFEDYNEFVRAQQACWIAIPDSTPVTKVTINGHDIEYKGQFGDLYFHIMKLDLAQYQ; encoded by the coding sequence ATGATTGAAATTTCTTATCTAAATGCAGCTAAGCAAGAATGCCATATCTCATTTGAAGATTACAATGAATTCGTTAGAGCTCAGCAAGCCTGTTGGATTGCCATACCAGACTCAACGCCAGTAACTAAGGTAACCATCAACGGCCATGATATTGAATACAAAGGACAATTCGGTGACCTTTACTTCCATATTATGAAGTTAGACTTAGCTCAATATCAGTAA